In the genome of Candidatus Omnitrophota bacterium, one region contains:
- the secA gene encoding preprotein translocase subunit SecA — MINFILKKIIGTQNERVVKVLRPTVDAINSHEEAVSKLSDTQLRAKTDEFRARITRAREELADEIKGLEEIFLSSTSPDEKEKLKRKLRDSKNRIFEGVLPEAFAVVREAAKRTVKMRHFDVQLMGGLVLHQGKISEMATGEGKTLVATLPVYLNALTGEGVHVVTVNDYLAKRDRNWMGPIYEFLGLTIGVIQHDMHPRDRKAAYACDITYGTNNEFGFDYLRDNMVVSEQEMVQRPLNYAIVDEVDSILIDESRTPLIISGPAEESTDKYYIINKIVPKLKGKIITDKEEIEAKHKGLDIEKGIDYIVNEKNHTANLTEEGVVRCQEMLGVKNLYDDIQSEWEHHIRQAIRAHVLYKNDVDYVVKDGEVLIVDEFTGRLMPGRRWSDGLHQAVEAKEGVKIERENQTLATITFQNYFRMYRKLAGMTGTAETEAAEFAKIYGLDVVVMPTNKPMSRTNHPDVIYKTEREKFNAACAEIAELYKIGRPVLVGTISISKSETLSNFLKKMGIPHHVLNAKYHEQEAQIIANAGQKYSVTIATNMAGRGTDIVLGDDVAEKGGLHVLGTERHEARRIDNQLRGRSGRQGDPGSSKFYMSLEDDLMRIFGSDRIKLIMDKLGMEEGQDIQHPFITKAIETAQKRVEQHNFEIRKHLLEYDNVMNRQREVIYDERKKILSGKDLKEYIYEIMEEVLDRAVDTYLNEKVSADRWDYDGFRQYVELRFSIKTNELNMEEMRIPEVKDAVLELMKKRYEEKETALGSEMARYLEKMILLQVVDSRWKDHLYAMDSLKEGIGLRAYGQRDPLVEYQHEAYSMFMDMIERIKEETLEYLFKIKAVKEEKEAAVFDLSKQNTMHEEKAQFQDVPLSQSPEGGSFTGPYEGQLPQEKVPTYKREEPKVGRNEPCPCGSGKKYKKCCGK, encoded by the coding sequence ATGATCAATTTTATTCTTAAGAAAATAATAGGTACCCAAAATGAACGGGTCGTGAAGGTCCTGCGGCCGACAGTAGACGCGATAAACTCTCATGAAGAGGCCGTTTCCAAACTGTCCGACACCCAGCTGCGCGCCAAGACAGACGAATTCAGAGCAAGGATAACCAGGGCCCGCGAAGAGCTCGCGGATGAGATAAAAGGATTGGAGGAGATATTCTTAAGTTCCACTTCGCCCGATGAAAAGGAGAAGCTCAAGAGAAAGCTGCGCGATTCAAAGAACAGGATCTTTGAGGGCGTATTACCGGAGGCGTTCGCGGTAGTGCGCGAAGCCGCGAAACGGACCGTGAAGATGCGCCATTTTGATGTCCAGCTGATGGGCGGGCTCGTCCTTCACCAGGGAAAGATATCCGAGATGGCCACAGGCGAAGGGAAGACCCTTGTCGCTACCCTTCCGGTATACCTGAACGCGTTAACCGGCGAAGGCGTGCACGTCGTGACGGTGAACGATTACCTCGCGAAGAGGGACAGGAACTGGATGGGGCCCATATACGAATTCCTGGGGCTGACGATCGGCGTCATACAGCACGATATGCATCCCAGGGACAGGAAAGCGGCATACGCCTGCGATATCACATACGGCACGAACAACGAATTCGGTTTTGACTACCTGAGGGATAATATGGTGGTCAGCGAACAGGAGATGGTCCAGAGGCCGCTTAACTACGCGATCGTAGACGAGGTCGATTCCATACTGATCGATGAATCCAGGACGCCGCTCATCATATCCGGTCCCGCCGAGGAATCGACGGACAAATATTATATCATCAACAAGATAGTCCCGAAATTGAAAGGCAAGATAATAACGGACAAAGAAGAGATCGAGGCCAAGCATAAGGGGCTGGACATAGAGAAGGGCATAGATTATATAGTCAACGAGAAGAACCATACCGCAAATCTTACCGAGGAAGGCGTTGTCAGGTGCCAGGAGATGCTCGGCGTTAAAAATCTATATGACGATATCCAGTCGGAATGGGAACATCACATACGGCAGGCCATAAGGGCCCACGTCCTGTATAAGAATGACGTAGACTACGTCGTCAAAGACGGGGAAGTCCTCATAGTGGATGAATTTACCGGCCGGCTTATGCCGGGCAGGCGGTGGTCGGACGGCCTCCATCAGGCAGTTGAGGCGAAAGAGGGCGTTAAGATCGAGAGGGAGAACCAGACGCTTGCGACCATCACATTCCAGAATTATTTCAGGATGTACCGGAAGCTTGCCGGCATGACAGGCACCGCGGAGACTGAAGCCGCGGAATTCGCGAAGATATACGGCCTCGACGTAGTAGTAATGCCTACGAACAAGCCTATGAGCCGGACTAATCACCCCGATGTAATATATAAGACAGAGAGAGAGAAGTTCAACGCCGCGTGCGCGGAGATAGCCGAGCTTTATAAGATAGGCCGGCCCGTCCTGGTCGGTACGATCTCTATATCGAAATCAGAGACCTTAAGCAATTTCCTGAAAAAGATGGGTATCCCGCATCATGTCCTGAACGCAAAATACCACGAACAGGAAGCGCAGATAATAGCGAACGCGGGACAGAAGTATTCCGTCACTATAGCTACGAATATGGCCGGCCGAGGAACGGATATAGTCTTGGGCGACGATGTAGCGGAAAAAGGCGGCCTTCATGTCCTGGGCACAGAGAGGCATGAAGCAAGACGCATAGACAACCAGTTGCGCGGACGATCCGGCAGGCAGGGCGATCCCGGTTCGAGCAAGTTCTATATGTCCCTGGAAGACGACCTGATGAGGATATTCGGTTCGGACAGGATAAAACTCATAATGGACAAGCTCGGGATGGAGGAAGGACAGGACATACAACATCCGTTTATCACGAAGGCTATTGAGACCGCGCAGAAGAGGGTGGAACAGCATAACTTTGAGATAAGGAAGCACCTTCTGGAATACGACAACGTTATGAACCGGCAGCGCGAGGTCATATACGACGAGAGGAAAAAGATATTATCGGGGAAGGACCTCAAGGAATATATCTATGAGATAATGGAAGAGGTGCTCGACAGAGCTGTTGATACATACCTCAATGAAAAGGTGAGCGCCGATAGATGGGATTACGACGGGTTCAGGCAGTATGTCGAGCTGAGGTTCTCTATCAAGACGAACGAACTTAACATGGAGGAGATGAGGATACCCGAGGTCAAGGATGCGGTCCTGGAATTGATGAAAAAGCGTTACGAAGAGAAGGAAACCGCTTTAGGCAGCGAGATGGCCAGGTACCTGGAAAAGATGATACTTCTTCAGGTCGTCGACTCGAGATGGAAGGACCACCTGTATGCCATGGACAGCCTGAAAGAAGGCATAGGATTAAGGGCGTATGGCCAGCGCGATCCACTGGTGGAATACCAGCATGAGGCTTACTCCATGTTCATGGACATGATAGAGAGGATTAAAGAAGAGACGCTGGAGTACCTCTTCAAGATAAAGGCAGTGAAGGAAGAGAAGGAAGCGGCTGTATTCGATCTCAGCAAGCAGAATACTATGCATGAAGAGAAGGCGCAATTCCAGGACGTGCCGTTATCGCAATCTCCGGAAGGGGGATCTTTTACCGGGCCTTATGAAGGACAATTGCCGCAGGAGAAAGTGCCGACTTATAAAAGGGAAGAGCCTAAAGTCGGAAGGAATGAGCCTTGCCCGTGCGGGAGCGGTAAAAAATATAAAAAGTGCTGCGGAAAATGA
- the prfB gene encoding peptide chain release factor 2 (programmed frameshift), with protein sequence MIEEIFEELKFLEEKMRDLRGIFDVDKKMSRAKVLEGEASGSEFWNDESRSKEVFKELKDLKTVTEPVADIEKELKEMKDVIGIAGPEDAESLEYFKKDISKLRRKIDDLEFKTLLNDPTDKNNAILSVNAGAGGTESCDWAAMLLRMYVKWAEARGRQISVTDQLSGEEAGIKNATMLVKGEYSYGYLKSESGVHRLVRISPFDSNKRRHTSFASIDVIPEISDDIQVDVKEAELKIDTYRAGGKGGQHVNKTDSAVRITHMPTGIVVQCQNERSQLKNKSVAMKILKAKLYEKERMKKAKEIENAYDAKKEIAWGSQIRSYVLHPYSMVKDHRTSYETGKAEAVLNGELDEFIEAYLKWRQGKVA encoded by the exons ATGATAGAAGAGATATTTGAAGAACTGAAGTTTCTGGAAGAGAAGATGAGGGATCTGCGG GGTATCTTTGACGTTGATAAAAAGATGTCAAGGGCCAAGGTCCTCGAAGGCGAAGCGTCGGGTTCCGAATTTTGGAATGATGAATCGAGGTCTAAGGAGGTATTTAAGGAGCTGAAAGACCTGAAGACGGTCACGGAACCGGTGGCGGACATCGAAAAAGAGCTTAAGGAGATGAAAGATGTCATCGGGATCGCGGGGCCGGAGGACGCGGAATCTCTCGAATATTTCAAAAAGGACATATCCAAGCTCAGGCGCAAGATAGACGACCTTGAGTTCAAGACCCTCTTAAACGATCCAACCGATAAGAATAATGCCATCCTGAGCGTCAACGCGGGCGCGGGCGGAACCGAGTCGTGTGATTGGGCGGCGATGCTCCTGCGTATGTATGTTAAATGGGCTGAAGCCAGGGGCCGCCAGATCAGCGTGACCGACCAGCTTTCCGGTGAAGAGGCCGGCATCAAGAACGCGACCATGCTGGTGAAGGGCGAATATTCCTACGGATATTTAAAGTCGGAGTCGGGCGTACACCGCCTTGTGCGGATATCGCCTTTTGATTCAAATAAGAGGAGGCATACCTCTTTCGCGTCCATAGACGTCATCCCGGAGATATCGGATGACATACAGGTGGATGTAAAAGAAGCGGAGCTTAAGATAGACACATACCGCGCCGGCGGCAAGGGCGGCCAGCATGTCAACAAGACCGATTCCGCCGTAAGGATAACGCACATGCCGACGGGGATAGTCGTCCAGTGCCAGAACGAGCGGTCTCAGCTCAAGAATAAATCTGTGGCGATGAAGATATTAAAGGCAAAACTTTATGAAAAAGAACGGATGAAGAAGGCAAAAGAGATTGAGAACGCTTACGACGCTAAAAAGGAGATCGCATGGGGAAGCCAGATCAGGTCTTATGTACTTCATCCTTACTCGATGGTAAAGGACCACAGGACAAGTTATGAGACGGGCAAGGCCGAGGCCGTCCTTAACGGCGAGCTCGATGAGTTTATAGAGGCGTATTTGAAGTGGAGACAAGGAAAGGTTGCGTAA
- a CDS encoding MGMT family protein has product MKDRRGALSDILKDKDFSEFEKRVYRAVCRIPSGEVRTYKWVAKEALAPGACRAVGNALNKNPYPGEIPCHRVIKSDGSIGGYAKGSAMKARLLRREAIDGNGKHCYNPV; this is encoded by the coding sequence ATGAAAGATCGGCGCGGAGCGTTATCGGATATTTTAAAAGATAAAGATTTCAGTGAATTCGAAAAGAGGGTTTACAGGGCTGTATGCAGGATACCGTCCGGCGAGGTTAGGACATACAAATGGGTCGCAAAAGAGGCGCTTGCGCCGGGAGCCTGCAGGGCTGTAGGCAATGCGCTCAATAAGAACCCCTACCCGGGCGAGATCCCGTGCCACCGTGTCATAAAGTCGGACGGCTCTATAGGCGGGTATGCTAAGGGCTCTGCCATGAAAGCGCGGCTGCTTAGGCGTGAAGCCATTGACGGCAACGGAAAACATTGTTATAATCCAGTATAG
- a CDS encoding excinuclease ABC subunit UvrC: MDIKEKIKTLPDTPGVYLMKDGSGIVLYVGKSSSLRKRVSSYFRPSRRLQERIEIMVDKVRDISCIPTSTEAEALIYENSLIKQLAPKYNVALRDDKSYPMLKLTINEKYPRLFISRQKKDDGSIYYGPYSDATLLRQALLGLRQVFSLRSCGKLPKSVCLYYHIGQCLGPCEGKIDDSGYGEIVSELKMFLEGKRPELLSLLSKKMAEASRAERFEEAARIKIRLEALGSIREKAVDYAPSGEIEELKNILDVKGPLDVIEAFDVSNIMGKSAVGSMIYFYKGRPRKNEYRKFRIKTVDAIDDYSMMRELVRRRYSRLLREMKGLPDLILIDGGKGHLSAVLDELEKLGLSRIPAIGIAKQARLPKREALAGGQVRPAERRPSGGESEHIYLKDRKEPVTLPKESKTLHLLDRIRDEAHRFAITYHKSLLSKKIEASELDAISGIGSKRKRLLINHFGSVDRIKAASLDELLQVKGIDERSARSVIGYFKR; the protein is encoded by the coding sequence ATGGACATCAAAGAGAAGATAAAAACCCTCCCGGACACCCCGGGCGTATATTTAATGAAGGACGGATCCGGCATAGTCCTGTATGTGGGCAAATCGTCAAGCCTGCGTAAAAGGGTCTCATCTTATTTCAGGCCGAGCCGGCGGCTGCAGGAGAGGATCGAGATCATGGTAGATAAGGTCAGGGATATCTCCTGTATCCCTACGTCCACAGAGGCAGAGGCTCTGATATATGAGAACAGCCTCATAAAGCAGCTGGCCCCGAAATATAACGTGGCGCTCAGGGACGATAAGAGTTATCCCATGCTCAAGTTGACGATCAATGAAAAATATCCGCGTCTTTTCATATCCAGGCAGAAGAAGGATGACGGGAGCATATATTACGGACCTTACAGCGACGCTACGCTGCTGCGTCAGGCTTTACTGGGTCTGCGCCAGGTATTTTCTTTAAGAAGCTGCGGCAAGCTTCCCAAAAGTGTATGCCTCTATTATCATATCGGACAATGTCTCGGGCCGTGCGAAGGCAAGATAGACGATTCCGGTTATGGCGAGATCGTGTCGGAATTGAAGATGTTCTTGGAGGGCAAGAGGCCGGAGCTTCTATCGCTGTTATCGAAAAAGATGGCTGAAGCCTCAAGGGCCGAAAGGTTCGAGGAGGCCGCCCGGATCAAGATTAGGCTTGAGGCGCTCGGCTCTATAAGAGAAAAGGCGGTCGATTACGCGCCATCGGGGGAGATAGAAGAGCTTAAGAATATATTGGATGTGAAAGGGCCGCTCGATGTGATAGAAGCGTTCGACGTTTCAAACATAATGGGAAAGTCCGCTGTCGGTTCGATGATATATTTCTACAAAGGAAGGCCCAGGAAGAACGAATACAGGAAGTTCAGGATAAAGACGGTCGATGCGATAGACGATTACTCGATGATGCGCGAACTGGTGCGCAGGAGATATTCGAGGCTTTTGCGGGAGATGAAAGGCCTGCCGGACCTCATACTTATAGACGGCGGAAAGGGGCACCTTTCGGCTGTCTTGGATGAGCTTGAAAAACTCGGGCTCTCCCGGATACCGGCTATCGGCATAGCAAAGCAGGCCCGCCTGCCCAAAAGGGAAGCACTTGCAGGTGGGCAGGTCCGCCCTGCGGAGCGCAGGCCTTCAGGCGGCGAATCCGAACATATTTACCTGAAAGACAGGAAGGAACCCGTTACGCTTCCTAAGGAGTCAAAGACGCTCCATCTGCTGGACAGGATAAGGGATGAGGCCCATAGGTTCGCGATAACTTATCATAAGAGTCTGTTGTCTAAGAAGATAGAGGCGTCTGAACTCGATGCTATAAGCGGGATAGGATCAAAACGCAAAAGACTGCTTATCAATCATTTCGGGTCGGTGGACAGGATAAAGGCGGCAAGCCTTGATGAGCTTTTACAGGTGAAAGGCATAGATGAAAGATCGGCGCGGAGCGTTATCGGATATTTTAAAAGATAA
- the murJ gene encoding murein biosynthesis integral membrane protein MurJ yields MSKATLIKSTGVIGIATALSRGLGFVRDIVIANYFGTSLGAQAFVVAFRIPNSLRDLVGEGATNSAIVPVLTEYRSLNDEKEFLRVSKILFNISFVVLSVLTILGILFSPVIVRLIAPGFTAEPDKFNLTVTLNRVIFPYLILIGLTAYSMGVLNAMKHFAGPAFGPALLNIALIGSAVWFCPRIGVMGLVIGVLIGGVFQLGLNIPFLYRNGIKIDFKEGFRHAAVSRIGRLLVPRTIGTAVYQINIFVDTILASLAWIVGSGGVAALYYANRLIQFPLGIFGIALAQAALPKMSEEFAKNDIERFKDTLCFSLRMVFLIMVPSGIGLAVLGEPIIRILFERGEFTSYSTAITQSALFYYSFGLLAYGGVKLLVTSFYSMHDTMTPVKTAFAAVIINIILSLALMRHLKLGGLALATSISATFNFVALFILLRKKLGDFGTRSIVDSFLRVLYASVAMGVAVKIFVVRTADFGIFSLIVSLLIGGMVFFAACFLFNVKEARDFIAWTSKRR; encoded by the coding sequence GTGAGCAAAGCCACTCTTATAAAATCAACGGGTGTAATAGGCATAGCTACCGCTTTATCCAGGGGCCTTGGCTTCGTAAGGGATATAGTAATAGCGAATTACTTCGGGACTAGCCTCGGTGCTCAAGCATTCGTAGTGGCTTTCAGGATACCTAACAGCCTCAGGGACCTTGTCGGAGAAGGAGCGACTAATTCGGCTATAGTGCCCGTGCTTACAGAATACAGGTCGCTTAACGATGAAAAAGAGTTCTTACGTGTATCCAAAATACTGTTCAATATCTCGTTCGTAGTCCTTTCCGTTCTCACGATCCTCGGTATATTATTTTCGCCCGTGATCGTCCGGCTTATTGCGCCCGGGTTTACCGCAGAGCCGGACAAATTCAATCTCACCGTGACCCTGAACAGGGTGATATTCCCATATCTCATACTTATAGGCCTAACAGCGTATTCGATGGGTGTATTGAACGCCATGAAACACTTTGCCGGTCCCGCGTTCGGTCCGGCGCTTTTAAATATCGCGCTCATAGGTTCGGCTGTCTGGTTCTGTCCCAGGATAGGTGTTATGGGGCTCGTGATAGGCGTGCTCATAGGCGGGGTTTTCCAGCTTGGATTGAATATCCCGTTCCTGTACAGGAACGGGATAAAGATCGATTTTAAGGAGGGTTTCCGTCACGCGGCTGTTTCGAGGATAGGCAGATTGCTCGTCCCGAGGACGATCGGCACAGCCGTATACCAGATAAATATATTTGTCGACACAATATTAGCCTCGTTGGCATGGATAGTCGGCTCCGGCGGCGTCGCGGCCCTTTATTACGCCAACAGGCTTATACAATTCCCGCTCGGGATATTCGGCATCGCGCTCGCCCAGGCGGCTCTCCCGAAGATGAGCGAGGAATTCGCAAAAAATGACATTGAGAGGTTCAAAGATACTTTGTGTTTTTCGCTCAGGATGGTATTCCTGATAATGGTGCCTTCCGGGATAGGCCTTGCGGTCCTGGGTGAGCCCATAATAAGGATACTCTTTGAAAGAGGCGAATTTACTTCTTACTCTACAGCCATTACGCAAAGCGCGCTCTTCTATTATTCATTCGGGCTGCTGGCTTACGGAGGAGTAAAACTCCTTGTCACCTCTTTTTATTCCATGCACGACACCATGACTCCGGTGAAGACGGCATTTGCGGCCGTTATAATAAACATCATCCTGAGCCTCGCTCTTATGCGGCATCTGAAGTTGGGCGGACTGGCGCTTGCCACGTCGATATCGGCCACATTCAATTTCGTGGCCCTGTTTATCCTCCTCAGGAAGAAACTGGGCGATTTCGGGACCAGGAGCATAGTAGATTCTTTCCTCCGGGTATTGTATGCGTCTGTCGCTATGGGAGTTGCAGTAAAGATATTTGTCGTCAGGACGGCCGATTTCGGTATTTTCAGCCTTATCGTCTCCTTGTTGATAGGAGGTATGGTTTTTTTCGCGGCCTGTTTTTTGTTTAACGTCAAGGAGGCAAGAGACTTTATCGCATGGACATCAAAGAGAAGATAA
- the rpsT gene encoding 30S ribosomal protein S20, translating to MPRKKAAYKAIRKSKLRRFKNISTVSELRSLSKNFEKFISQKKLDEAKKMIGTLVSKIDKAASKGVITKNNASRKVARLMKKLSSPERSRPDSN from the coding sequence TTGCCAAGAAAAAAAGCAGCCTACAAGGCTATCAGGAAATCGAAACTGCGCCGCTTCAAGAACATATCGACAGTCTCTGAATTAAGGAGCTTATCGAAAAATTTTGAGAAGTTCATCTCCCAAAAGAAGCTCGATGAGGCCAAGAAGATGATCGGTACGCTCGTCTCAAAAATAGACAAGGCCGCTTCAAAAGGAGTAATAACAAAAAATAACGCTTCCAGGAAAGTCGCCCGCCTTATGAAGAAGCTCTCGTCGCCGGAAAGGTCCCGCCCGGACTCAAACTAG
- the holA gene encoding DNA polymerase III subunit delta, translating into MVDRGYPVSLFAGSDTYSKEKAIEALVSSILDTSARQLDYKVFYGDETGAEEIFDYLSTLPFRAPKRVALVRGFDRLEDEFKARLTDYIKRPSRSACLILESKNDPNSKDLERFSGSVDIRRFKDPAGFESASWIRGFLSSRGKKEIEPEAIEMLRELQGSDMLSISQELEKLIAFAGERPVIKASDVEEVVGKSLIVSAFELTDAIERNKVEDALRIVSDLTLTGKKHYEIIGLLCWYLRRLVRAKALQMAGQSEYAIAGTLKIGRRYQADFFEHMNRLDISRIRSKIDILVEADLDIKRTKFDPKTVLEFAIIRLCLSRP; encoded by the coding sequence ATGGTAGACCGAGGATACCCGGTATCTTTATTTGCGGGCAGTGATACTTATTCAAAAGAGAAGGCAATAGAGGCCCTGGTCTCTTCTATCCTGGATACGTCCGCGCGGCAGCTCGACTATAAAGTGTTTTACGGAGATGAAACCGGCGCGGAAGAAATATTCGACTATCTGAGCACACTGCCGTTCCGGGCGCCGAAAAGAGTGGCCCTTGTGAGGGGCTTCGACAGACTGGAAGATGAGTTCAAGGCCCGCCTTACCGATTACATAAAAAGACCGTCAAGATCCGCCTGCCTTATTTTGGAATCCAAAAACGATCCCAACTCAAAAGATCTGGAGCGGTTTTCAGGCAGTGTCGATATCCGCAGGTTCAAGGACCCTGCAGGATTTGAGTCCGCTTCATGGATAAGGGGTTTCCTGTCATCGCGCGGTAAAAAAGAGATAGAGCCTGAAGCCATCGAGATGCTGAGGGAATTGCAAGGCTCGGACATGCTGTCGATCAGTCAGGAATTGGAAAAGCTGATAGCTTTTGCAGGCGAAAGGCCTGTTATAAAGGCCTCAGACGTCGAGGAGGTCGTCGGTAAAAGCCTTATAGTATCGGCCTTCGAGCTGACCGACGCCATCGAACGGAATAAGGTTGAAGATGCGCTCAGGATAGTATCGGACCTGACGTTGACGGGTAAGAAGCACTATGAAATAATAGGCCTTTTGTGCTGGTACCTCAGGAGGCTGGTCAGGGCAAAAGCGCTCCAGATGGCAGGGCAATCGGAATACGCTATAGCCGGCACTCTAAAAATTGGCAGACGCTATCAGGCGGATTTTTTCGAACATATGAACCGGCTGGATATCTCCCGCATACGTTCAAAGATAGACATTCTAGTAGAGGCTGATCTGGATATAAAGAGGACAAAATTTGACCCAAAAACCGTACTGGAGTTCGCGATCATAAGACTATGTTTATCCCGCCCCTAG
- the lptE gene encoding LPS assembly lipoprotein LptE — MKTSIAKCAGILCLAFIFCAGGCGYTTRSLLPSNYKTLHVDNFKNSIPVTAEQNNVRMYRGYRPGMEIELTKAVIDKFLDDGNLAIHSDKGSDLILIGDMTDFRREALRYDTNDNVEEYRIKIIVDISLEDVKAGKTVWTEKGFTGETTYTTSGGLAKTEASAIKDAIADLARRVVERTVEAW; from the coding sequence ATGAAGACATCAATCGCGAAGTGCGCCGGCATTTTGTGCCTGGCGTTTATTTTTTGCGCAGGCGGATGCGGGTACACTACACGCTCTCTCCTTCCGTCCAATTATAAGACGCTGCATGTGGATAATTTCAAGAACAGCATCCCCGTGACCGCTGAGCAGAACAACGTGCGGATGTATAGAGGTTACAGGCCGGGCATGGAGATCGAACTGACAAAAGCCGTGATCGATAAGTTCCTGGATGACGGCAACCTGGCTATCCATTCCGATAAAGGCTCCGATCTCATATTAATAGGGGATATGACGGATTTCAGGCGGGAAGCGTTGAGGTATGATACCAACGATAACGTTGAGGAGTACAGGATAAAGATCATAGTGGATATCAGCCTTGAAGATGTTAAGGCCGGCAAGACCGTATGGACCGAAAAGGGCTTTACCGGAGAAACCACCTATACTACATCCGGGGGCCTCGCCAAAACAGAAGCAAGCGCCATCAAAGACGCGATCGCGGACCTGGCGCGCAGGGTAGTGGAAAGAACCGTTGAGGCATGGTAG
- a CDS encoding tetratricopeptide repeat protein — MKIKLYTVIILAAAVSIFANTASAYWLWTPETKKFVNPKHAVKDSPKEQFDWAMSFYDSKDYKKAASEFEKLVKNYEYSEYASKAQYYAGLCYENMGKYYIAFQNYQKTIDNYPQIENLEEIIAREFNIGNIYESKDNPKVLGTDIMTSLDRSVEIYRKVVDDAPYGRLADEAQFRLGEALKRSERYDEAIVAFQRIGDDYPDSKFAERAQYETAHCAYMASLKPAYDLEPTDKAIRAFEEFSNKNRDEELSREAEKTIQRLKDKNAEKSLMTARFYERLKRYPSAIIYYQDIVDRFPESYFVEEARAKIESLNMKVKK; from the coding sequence ATGAAAATAAAATTATATACCGTAATCATATTGGCGGCGGCAGTGTCGATTTTCGCAAATACCGCTTCAGCCTATTGGTTGTGGACGCCCGAGACTAAAAAGTTCGTAAATCCCAAGCATGCCGTTAAGGATAGCCCGAAAGAACAGTTCGATTGGGCTATGAGTTTTTATGATTCGAAAGATTACAAGAAAGCGGCCTCGGAATTCGAAAAGCTGGTGAAGAACTACGAATATTCCGAATACGCCTCAAAGGCGCAATATTACGCGGGTTTATGCTACGAGAATATGGGCAAGTATTATATCGCATTCCAGAATTATCAAAAAACCATAGATAATTATCCGCAGATAGAAAATCTGGAGGAGATAATAGCCAGGGAATTCAACATAGGGAATATATACGAAAGTAAAGACAATCCGAAAGTCCTGGGCACGGATATAATGACTTCTTTGGACAGGTCGGTCGAGATATATAGAAAGGTCGTTGATGACGCTCCTTACGGAAGACTGGCGGATGAGGCGCAATTCAGGCTGGGAGAGGCCCTTAAACGTTCCGAGCGTTATGACGAGGCCATAGTGGCATTCCAGAGGATAGGAGACGATTATCCGGACTCAAAGTTCGCGGAACGCGCGCAATACGAAACGGCTCATTGCGCTTATATGGCGTCACTTAAGCCGGCATATGATTTAGAACCCACCGATAAGGCCATAAGAGCTTTCGAGGAGTTTTCAAACAAAAACAGAGATGAGGAGTTGTCTAGAGAGGCCGAAAAGACCATCCAGCGCCTGAAGGACAAGAACGCGGAAAAATCGCTGATGACGGCCCGCTTTTACGAAAGGTTGAAACGCTATCCGAGCGCTATAATATATTACCAGGATATCGTAGACAGGTTTCCTGAAAGCTATTTTGTGGAGGAAGCAAGGGCCAAGATCGAAAGCTTAAATATGAAGGTGAAGAAATGA
- a CDS encoding PilZ domain-containing protein, which translates to MDNIRQSVEDERRYKRVESVIPVQYRNLRKSGESSTGSLTRNISEGGICFKTSQFISLACRLVVELELPAAPKPVKAISKVAWIRKLPVGDQYEVGNQFLEMTKEDKKMILNFIHESLNIDSPLRIP; encoded by the coding sequence GTGGATAATATCAGGCAGAGTGTGGAAGACGAGAGAAGGTATAAGAGGGTTGAATCTGTTATACCTGTGCAATATAGAAACCTCAGGAAAAGCGGAGAATCCTCCACCGGATCGCTGACGAGAAATATCAGCGAAGGGGGTATCTGCTTTAAGACGTCGCAGTTTATCTCTTTGGCGTGCCGTCTTGTCGTTGAATTGGAATTGCCCGCCGCGCCGAAGCCGGTGAAGGCGATATCTAAAGTGGCTTGGATAAGAAAACTTCCCGTAGGCGATCAGTATGAAGTAGGCAATCAATTTCTGGAAATGACCAAAGAAGACAAGAAGATGATCCTGAATTTTATCCATGAGTCGCTGAACATAGACTCTCCCCTTCGAATACCGTAA